The Blastomonas fulva genome contains a region encoding:
- a CDS encoding CPBP family glutamic-type intramembrane protease, with protein sequence MNRFSHRRPVLAFYLLALLIASLVMVWTVYRFTTDPASAGMLGEMVTGIYASGQYINIASMLPHALARPDLLGVFIFAAAPSISAVIVAARGGGGGLKVLASRLRPVGANTTRRRAIAVYCGMLAVYAAGFAAYDFVAGPGTTITDRLAMFGGSVLLGAAVGLLMDEGGTLEELGWRGFAWPLLQAAMKHPLRAAMLLGTLHWAWHLPREVLTLLGGVDPGSFLLTQGVFWALCLALAVVAGYCVNLAGGSVWPAVLVHGGTNLWSKALSDHVAPSFGLIDLRTLILFMLALVIALAAGRQLGRLPGNPAREPE encoded by the coding sequence ATGAACCGGTTTTCGCACAGGCGGCCCGTGCTCGCTTTCTACCTGCTTGCACTCCTCATCGCCTCGCTGGTGATGGTCTGGACGGTGTACCGCTTCACTACCGATCCGGCATCGGCAGGGATGCTGGGCGAGATGGTCACCGGCATCTATGCCAGCGGCCAGTATATCAACATCGCCTCGATGCTCCCCCATGCGCTGGCGCGGCCCGATCTGCTGGGGGTGTTCATCTTCGCTGCTGCGCCTAGCATCTCTGCGGTGATAGTGGCGGCGCGGGGCGGCGGAGGCGGTCTGAAGGTGCTCGCAAGCAGGCTGCGCCCTGTCGGAGCAAACACCACAAGGCGCAGAGCCATAGCGGTCTATTGCGGCATGCTGGCAGTCTATGCCGCCGGGTTTGCCGCCTATGACTTCGTCGCCGGGCCGGGCACCACTATCACTGATCGGCTCGCGATGTTCGGCGGAAGCGTGTTGCTGGGTGCGGCAGTCGGCCTGCTGATGGACGAAGGCGGGACGCTGGAGGAACTGGGCTGGCGCGGGTTTGCCTGGCCGCTCCTGCAAGCGGCGATGAAGCACCCGCTGCGCGCGGCAATGCTTCTTGGGACGCTGCACTGGGCGTGGCATCTGCCGCGCGAGGTGCTGACCCTGCTGGGCGGCGTCGATCCGGGAAGCTTCCTGTTGACACAGGGCGTGTTCTGGGCGCTGTGCCTCGCGCTGGCGGTTGTTGCGGGATACTGCGTCAATCTTGCGGGCGGATCGGTCTGGCCGGCGGTGCTGGTGCATGGCGGCACCAACTTGTGGTCCAAGGCGCTCAGCGACCATGTCGCCCCCAGCTTCGGCCTGATCGACCTGCGCACGCTGATCCTGTTCATGCTGGCGCTTGTGATCGCCCTTGCCGCCGGTCGCCAATTGGGGCGACTGCCCGGCAATCCAGCCCGCGAGCCTGAGTAG
- a CDS encoding M55 family metallopeptidase encodes MRKLYISADIEGCAGVASQHALAADRFEWQDARRWMTGEVVAAAEAALAHGFDEVLLVDGHGNGHNLLPDVMPDGVRLLRSWPRALLQMEGIDTPGIEAAFFIGYHNGAMGDGGILAHTYSSAAFRDLRLNGVSASEGYLNAALAGEFGVPVVLVTGDAETAADAKAYAPGAVACIVKQSVGFRAAAALTPREACAAISTAAASALTTPRPRPFRLEGPYRLEIDFSTRVAAEMAAYLPFIEQTGPCTVSAEFATMAALMRFISFLILFNPNGVVGL; translated from the coding sequence ATGCGCAAACTTTATATATCAGCCGACATTGAAGGTTGCGCCGGCGTCGCCAGCCAGCACGCATTGGCCGCCGACCGCTTCGAATGGCAGGATGCGCGCCGGTGGATGACGGGCGAGGTCGTGGCTGCCGCTGAAGCCGCGCTCGCGCACGGATTTGACGAGGTGCTGTTGGTCGATGGCCACGGCAATGGCCACAACCTCCTTCCCGATGTCATGCCCGATGGCGTGCGTCTTCTGCGATCCTGGCCGCGCGCGCTGTTGCAGATGGAAGGGATCGACACGCCGGGAATCGAAGCGGCGTTCTTCATCGGCTACCATAACGGTGCAATGGGCGATGGCGGGATTCTGGCCCACACCTATTCCAGCGCGGCGTTCCGGGACCTGCGCCTCAACGGCGTGAGCGCGTCCGAAGGCTATCTCAACGCGGCGCTGGCAGGCGAGTTCGGCGTGCCGGTCGTTCTGGTGACGGGTGATGCCGAGACTGCCGCCGATGCGAAAGCTTATGCACCGGGGGCCGTGGCCTGCATTGTCAAGCAGTCGGTCGGCTTCCGCGCCGCCGCCGCCCTAACCCCGCGCGAAGCCTGCGCCGCGATCAGCACCGCCGCCGCATCAGCGCTCACCACCCCGAGGCCAAGGCCATTTCGGCTTGAAGGGCCCTATCGGCTGGAGATCGATTTCAGCACCCGCGTGGCGGCCGAAATGGCCGCCTATCTGCCCTTCATCGAACAGACCGGGCCCTGCACCGTGTCCGCCGAGTTCGCGACGATGGCAGCGCTGATGCGCTTCATTTCGTTCCTCATCCTGTTCAATCCCAACGGCGTGGTCGGGCTTTGA
- a CDS encoding nuclear transport factor 2 family protein: MPSDPAEIVDAQIRAYEAGDTDAFAALYAEDAVCAALPSGRVIAAGRAEIARVWGAMFARSKREVTIAQRIIDGRYVIDAEQVRILATGQLIEAAAIYLVGERLIERVWFLDPPHSPTSAA; encoded by the coding sequence ATGCCGTCAGATCCCGCAGAAATCGTCGATGCCCAGATCCGTGCCTATGAAGCGGGCGATACGGATGCGTTCGCTGCGCTCTATGCCGAAGACGCGGTCTGCGCCGCTCTGCCATCCGGCCGGGTCATCGCCGCCGGGCGCGCTGAGATTGCCAGGGTGTGGGGCGCGATGTTCGCTCGTTCGAAGCGCGAAGTGACGATTGCCCAGCGGATCATCGACGGACGATATGTCATTGACGCTGAACAGGTGCGAATTCTTGCGACCGGCCAACTGATCGAAGCAGCAGCGATCTACCTGGTAGGTGAACGGCTGATCGAGCGGGTCTGGTTTCTGGATCCACCGCATAGCCCCACCTCGGCCGCCTGA
- a CDS encoding TetR/AcrR family transcriptional regulator: MARVLRKPNQTPGHLAPAPDTRGDKTRRQIKAVIAKLASKHDLADISLADICKGSKLTTGAVYFHFKGKDEAVEEMVIDEVETIYGRLLETDHPSFDAMVRAIIAQCTAYERTNGRRSRAIQLIINSRPRAYEAWIAARAPIIERLTTLIARARHEAGLEQDASAFLALFILNSIEDLGMDVFQWGNPTLKPYAEQPEDWIARQTALWSHAILAPIPKL; this comes from the coding sequence TTGGCCAGGGTTCTACGTAAGCCAAATCAGACGCCGGGCCACCTCGCTCCGGCTCCCGACACGCGTGGTGATAAAACTCGCCGACAAATCAAGGCGGTAATCGCTAAGCTTGCGAGCAAGCATGATCTAGCAGACATCTCGCTGGCAGATATCTGCAAGGGCAGCAAGCTCACCACCGGCGCGGTCTATTTCCACTTCAAGGGCAAGGACGAGGCAGTCGAGGAGATGGTCATCGACGAGGTCGAGACGATCTATGGCCGCCTTCTCGAGACAGATCATCCCAGCTTTGATGCCATGGTGCGGGCGATCATCGCCCAGTGCACCGCCTATGAACGGACAAACGGCCGCCGCAGCCGTGCCATCCAACTGATCATCAACTCGCGACCTCGTGCCTATGAAGCATGGATCGCCGCGAGGGCACCGATTATCGAGCGACTGACCACGCTCATAGCCCGCGCTCGCCATGAGGCGGGGCTGGAACAGGATGCCAGCGCATTCCTTGCGCTGTTCATCCTCAATTCGATCGAGGATCTCGGCATGGATGTGTTTCAGTGGGGCAATCCGACGCTCAAGCCTTATGCCGAACAGCCTGAGGATTGGATAGCACGGCAGACCGCGCTCTGGTCCCATGCCATCCTGGCGCCGATCCCGAAACTCTAG
- a CDS encoding serine hydrolase domain-containing protein: protein MTVTDISRRKLLGGAGLALAALPFGSPLGIGLAAESKTGSAISGFASSALATRMTPGVSAAVVTPDARIITVANGLADPQAGLAMTNSTRLMSGSTGKTFCAATLVSLAQEGVLDLDAPIAQVFADESWFVRLPNAKALNLRMLLMHGAGFPQFLDVGAFMRSYIWDAMTGKDIAYSPRKMLSFILDAAPLNAPGAAHAYSDLHYHLAGITAEKITGRSYYDLLTERVLAKLGDPHDDVTPANTRTIERLAAGYARGDVIAAMAGMTGRTTDETGVLRHDPSLEYTGGGLALTPRALARFYWKLAHGQIVSPASFAQMTGSSLPVVKTAEVTSSYGLGIFINERAEFGRYISHSGFFPGYTSNVGYFIDHGFAAAVQFNTDHGPDINQSLRDLAGRVITGKR from the coding sequence ATGACAGTCACGGACATTTCGCGGCGGAAGCTGCTGGGAGGGGCGGGGCTCGCGCTGGCCGCGCTGCCGTTCGGCTCGCCGCTGGGCATTGGCCTGGCAGCGGAAAGCAAAACGGGCTCGGCGATTTCTGGTTTCGCGTCCTCGGCGCTTGCAACCCGCATGACGCCCGGTGTCTCGGCAGCCGTGGTCACGCCGGATGCGCGAATCATTACCGTTGCCAATGGGCTGGCCGATCCGCAGGCGGGGCTCGCCATGACCAATTCCACACGGCTCATGTCGGGCAGCACCGGCAAGACGTTCTGCGCCGCCACGCTGGTCTCGCTGGCACAGGAGGGTGTCCTGGATCTCGACGCGCCCATTGCACAAGTGTTTGCCGACGAAAGCTGGTTCGTGCGCCTGCCCAATGCCAAGGCGCTCAACTTGCGGATGTTGCTAATGCACGGGGCTGGATTTCCGCAGTTCCTTGATGTGGGTGCCTTCATGCGCAGTTACATCTGGGATGCGATGACCGGGAAAGATATCGCCTATTCCCCGCGCAAGATGCTGTCCTTCATTCTTGACGCAGCGCCACTGAATGCGCCCGGGGCGGCGCATGCCTATTCCGACCTGCACTATCACCTAGCCGGGATCACGGCCGAGAAGATCACAGGCCGGTCCTATTACGATCTGCTGACCGAGCGGGTGCTGGCCAAGCTTGGCGATCCTCATGACGATGTCACCCCGGCCAACACCCGGACTATCGAGCGACTGGCGGCAGGCTATGCGCGAGGCGATGTCATTGCGGCCATGGCGGGCATGACCGGACGCACCACGGACGAGACCGGCGTGCTGCGGCACGATCCTTCGCTTGAATACACCGGCGGCGGCCTGGCGCTGACCCCGCGTGCCCTTGCCCGGTTTTACTGGAAGCTGGCGCACGGGCAAATCGTCTCGCCCGCAAGCTTCGCACAGATGACCGGATCGAGCCTGCCGGTCGTCAAGACCGCCGAAGTCACATCATCCTACGGTCTCGGCATCTTCATCAACGAGCGCGCCGAATTCGGGCGATACATCAGCCATTCGGGGTTCTTTCCCGGCTATACCTCGAATGTCGGCTATTTCATCGATCATGGGTTCGCCGCAGCGGTGCAGTTCAATACGGATCACGGCCCCGACATCAACCAGTCTCTGCGCGATCTCGCGGGCCGCGTGATCACCGGCAAGCGCTAG
- a CDS encoding N-acyl-D-amino-acid deacylase family protein, with amino-acid sequence MLDVLIKGGSVVDGTGRPAFSADLGISGGVIVEVGKVTTPAARTIDADGAMVTPGFIDIHTHYDGQVSWDAEMLPSANHGVTTAIMGNCGVGFAPARSSDRETLIALMEGVEDIPGTALHEGITWEWETMGEYINAIDRTPRTMDIGVQVPHNPLRLYVMGERAVRREAATPDDIAAMQALLVEGLEAGALGFTTADTVGHRDAHGNPTYARQVAASELYALGEAMGRAGKGVIQIFNDFYRDNAGDFATIAELARRSGRPLSFTYEQDDAWPEGFHEYVTGEMDALNATGVPIRAQVAPRAIGGIHSLQGTINPFMTRPSYMAIMHLPHVERVAIMRDPAFKARLMTEDDRPISDFVMSVSPRVEEWGADPIRMAQRTFCLDPEPDYEQPLDRSLYGQSQATGRSVPDLLYDQLLTQDGTGQVFVPIMNWGGGNYDFVHDTLNNPWAILGLSDGGAHVGYICDGSFPTYLLSHWTRDRTRGPRIAIERAVQLQTTAPAEHLGLHDRGRIAPGYRADINVIDHAALAIGRPTLLNDLPAGGTRFVQSARGYLATMVAGQVVTDRDRLTGAKPGKVVRGAQRRAA; translated from the coding sequence ATGCTCGATGTCCTCATCAAAGGCGGGTCGGTGGTAGATGGTACCGGGCGGCCTGCCTTTTCCGCCGATCTCGGGATCAGCGGCGGGGTGATTGTCGAGGTGGGCAAGGTTACGACGCCCGCAGCGCGGACCATCGATGCCGACGGCGCAATGGTCACCCCCGGCTTCATCGACATTCATACCCATTATGACGGGCAGGTCTCGTGGGATGCAGAGATGCTCCCCTCCGCCAACCATGGCGTCACCACCGCGATCATGGGCAATTGCGGGGTCGGCTTTGCGCCTGCGCGCAGCAGCGACCGAGAGACCCTTATCGCACTGATGGAAGGTGTGGAGGATATTCCCGGCACGGCGCTGCATGAAGGCATAACCTGGGAATGGGAGACGATGGGCGAGTATATCAACGCCATCGACCGCACCCCGCGCACCATGGATATCGGGGTGCAGGTGCCGCACAACCCCCTGCGGCTCTATGTGATGGGCGAACGCGCGGTGCGGCGCGAGGCGGCAACGCCTGACGACATCGCCGCCATGCAGGCGCTGCTGGTCGAGGGGCTGGAAGCCGGCGCATTGGGCTTCACCACGGCAGACACCGTCGGCCACCGCGATGCGCATGGCAACCCCACCTATGCCCGGCAGGTGGCCGCGAGTGAGCTCTATGCGCTGGGCGAGGCGATGGGCCGCGCGGGCAAGGGCGTCATCCAGATATTCAACGACTTCTATCGCGACAACGCGGGCGATTTCGCCACCATCGCCGAACTGGCGCGGCGCAGTGGCCGCCCGTTGTCGTTCACTTATGAACAGGACGACGCCTGGCCCGAGGGCTTTCACGAATATGTGACCGGCGAAATGGACGCACTCAATGCTACCGGCGTGCCGATCCGCGCGCAGGTCGCTCCGCGTGCGATCGGCGGGATTCACAGCCTGCAGGGTACAATAAATCCCTTCATGACGCGCCCCAGCTATATGGCGATCATGCATTTGCCCCATGTCGAACGGGTGGCGATCATGCGCGATCCCGCCTTCAAGGCGCGGCTGATGACCGAGGATGATCGCCCGATTTCGGACTTCGTCATGTCGGTCAGCCCAAGGGTCGAGGAATGGGGTGCCGATCCGATCCGCATGGCACAGCGCACCTTCTGCCTCGATCCGGAGCCTGATTACGAACAGCCGCTGGACCGCTCGCTCTACGGCCAATCGCAAGCGACCGGGCGCAGTGTGCCCGATCTGCTCTACGATCAGCTTCTCACGCAGGACGGAACGGGGCAGGTCTTCGTCCCGATCATGAACTGGGGCGGGGGGAATTACGATTTCGTCCATGATACGCTCAACAACCCTTGGGCGATCCTGGGGCTGAGCGATGGCGGCGCGCATGTCGGATATATCTGCGACGGCAGCTTCCCGACCTATCTTCTCAGCCACTGGACGCGTGACCGCACGCGCGGCCCGCGCATCGCCATCGAACGCGCGGTGCAATTGCAGACCACCGCACCTGCCGAGCACCTCGGCCTGCATGACCGTGGCCGGATCGCGCCGGGATACCGCGCCGACATCAATGTGATCGATCACGCCGCGCTTGCAATCGGGCGACCGACGTTGCTGAATGATCTGCCTGCGGGTGGCACCCGTTTCGTGCAGTCGGCGCGTGGCTATCTGGCGACGATGGTGGCAGGACAGGTGGTGACCGACCGCGATCGGCTGACCGGTGCAAAGCCCGGCAAGGTGGTGCGCGGAGCACAACGGAGGGCGGCATGA
- a CDS encoding aminotransferase class V-fold PLP-dependent enzyme gives MPNPSTAGPIAPQRHLFDIPADRAWFNCAYMGPQLRSATAAGVAAAARKAAPWTIAPADFFTETEDVRRLFGALVGADPACVAIMPSASYGLELAARTLPLDAGQTVLVLAEEFPSNYYPWTDRASQVGATVETVPAPEDGDWTAAVLARLRPGVAIAALPNCHWASGLGLDLVRIGAACRANGTRLALDLTQSCGAMPFSVAQVQPDFMVAATYKWLLGPYSIALAYVAPQWHGARPIEHVWASRAGAEDFSGLVNYRDATQPGARRFDVGERSNFALLPVAIAALEQLLDWQVERIATSLGAINAGIADRLAASGFVVPAAQVRSPHILGVAVPPGASDIVARLAAQQIHVSQRGSMIRISPHLHVSDHDIDRLCDALNAIGQGA, from the coding sequence ATGCCAAACCCCTCCACCGCCGGGCCGATCGCCCCCCAGCGCCATCTGTTTGACATTCCAGCCGACCGCGCGTGGTTCAACTGCGCCTATATGGGCCCGCAGCTTCGCAGCGCGACGGCGGCGGGGGTCGCGGCTGCGGCGCGCAAGGCTGCGCCGTGGACGATTGCACCAGCCGACTTCTTCACCGAGACGGAAGACGTGCGTCGCCTGTTCGGCGCGCTGGTCGGGGCCGATCCGGCCTGTGTCGCTATCATGCCGTCAGCCAGCTACGGGCTGGAACTTGCAGCCCGCACATTACCGCTCGACGCCGGGCAGACGGTGCTGGTCCTGGCTGAGGAATTTCCCAGCAATTACTACCCCTGGACCGATCGCGCATCGCAGGTTGGCGCAACGGTGGAGACTGTTCCGGCTCCGGAGGACGGTGACTGGACCGCGGCAGTGCTGGCGCGGCTTCGGCCGGGGGTCGCCATTGCAGCCCTGCCGAATTGTCACTGGGCAAGCGGCCTCGGGCTTGACCTTGTTCGGATCGGCGCAGCCTGCCGGGCCAACGGCACCCGGCTTGCGCTCGATCTTACCCAGTCGTGCGGCGCGATGCCGTTTTCGGTTGCGCAGGTACAGCCCGATTTCATGGTCGCTGCAACTTACAAGTGGTTGCTCGGCCCCTACTCGATCGCCCTCGCCTATGTTGCACCCCAATGGCATGGCGCGCGACCGATCGAACACGTCTGGGCCTCTCGCGCGGGGGCGGAAGATTTCTCAGGTCTCGTCAACTATCGCGATGCCACCCAGCCCGGCGCACGCCGTTTCGACGTCGGCGAACGCTCCAATTTTGCGCTGCTGCCGGTGGCGATCGCCGCGCTGGAGCAACTGCTCGACTGGCAGGTGGAGCGGATCGCGACGAGTCTTGGCGCCATTAACGCCGGCATCGCCGATCGTCTTGCCGCCAGTGGCTTTGTGGTTCCGGCAGCCCAAGTGCGCTCACCCCACATCCTGGGAGTGGCGGTACCTCCGGGCGCCTCCGACATTGTCGCCCGCCTTGCCGCACAGCAGATTCATGTCAGCCAGCGCGGGTCCATGATCAGGATATCGCCGCATCTGCATGTGTCCGATCACGATATCGACCGGCTGTGCGACGCACTGAACGCCATCGGGCAAGGGGCATGA
- the solA gene encoding N-methyl-L-tryptophan oxidase, whose protein sequence is MSNTADVIVIGLGAAGSAALYQLARAGISAIGIDRWEPPHAMGSSHGETRITRQAIGEGQVYVPLVLRSHEIWRELERETGQRLFEACGVLIIGAEGGAAMHHSRSGFVLNTIAAAQAHAIEHDVLSIEETRARFPQFALSGDELVYFEPGGGFVYPERCIAAQLAMARKLGARMETGSQVTAITETPGGVTVQAGGATYHAGNVILAGGAWTPGLVGSNGLAPLTLRRQVLHWFAPERPQDFAVGTFPAFIWLHGNHPEDSFYGFPIPDDLGHALVKVADENQSRATADPDQLDRDVRPEEAAEMHRDHLVGRIPGLTLPQVRSAACLYTCAPDADFVIGPVDGMERITVVSACSGHGFKHSAAVGEHAVRLITEGPAAAIPAFDPRRLSAIPQP, encoded by the coding sequence ATGAGCAACACTGCAGACGTCATCGTCATCGGCCTCGGCGCGGCGGGGAGCGCGGCGCTATATCAACTCGCCCGCGCAGGGATCAGCGCCATCGGCATCGACCGCTGGGAGCCCCCCCACGCCATGGGATCGAGCCATGGCGAAACCCGCATCACCCGCCAGGCCATCGGCGAGGGCCAGGTCTATGTCCCACTGGTCCTGCGCTCGCACGAAATCTGGCGAGAGCTGGAACGGGAAACCGGCCAGAGGCTGTTCGAAGCGTGCGGGGTGCTGATCATCGGCGCGGAAGGCGGTGCGGCGATGCACCACAGCCGCAGCGGGTTCGTGCTGAACACCATCGCTGCGGCACAGGCACACGCGATCGAGCACGACGTCCTGAGCATCGAGGAAACCCGCGCCCGCTTCCCGCAATTCGCTCTGTCCGGGGACGAACTGGTCTATTTCGAACCCGGCGGCGGCTTCGTCTATCCCGAACGCTGCATCGCAGCGCAGCTTGCCATGGCCCGCAAGCTGGGTGCGCGGATGGAGACCGGGTCGCAGGTTACCGCGATTACCGAAACGCCGGGCGGCGTGACAGTACAGGCGGGTGGGGCAACCTACCATGCGGGCAACGTGATCCTTGCCGGTGGGGCGTGGACGCCGGGCCTTGTGGGTAGCAACGGCCTCGCCCCGCTGACTCTGCGGCGGCAGGTACTGCACTGGTTCGCACCCGAGCGCCCGCAGGATTTTGCGGTCGGCACCTTCCCCGCCTTCATCTGGCTGCATGGCAACCACCCGGAGGACAGCTTCTACGGCTTCCCGATCCCGGATGATCTTGGCCATGCCCTCGTAAAGGTCGCCGACGAGAACCAGAGCCGCGCCACGGCCGATCCCGACCAGCTGGATCGGGACGTCCGACCTGAGGAGGCCGCCGAAATGCACCGCGATCATCTTGTCGGCAGGATCCCCGGCCTCACCCTCCCGCAGGTGCGCTCTGCCGCGTGTCTTTACACCTGCGCGCCCGATGCCGACTTCGTAATCGGGCCCGTCGATGGGATGGAGCGCATCACGGTGGTTTCGGCATGCTCGGGCCATGGTTTCAAGCATTCCGCAGCCGTGGGCGAACACGCGGTACGCCTGATCACCGAAGGCCCTGCCGCGGCGATCCCCGCCTTCGATCCTCGCCGCCTGAGCGCGATACCGCAGCCGTGA
- a CDS encoding anti-sigma factor family protein: MTFDHDIIMAYVDGELDLVTSRRIERAADQDQALAAMIAQQRALKTRLKAHFDPALDEPLPERLTRPLEVAAIPVSDARRRFGWPTFAAMAASLALGLVIGPRLLAPDTALETAPGAGPVGVRGEMLVAQGGLADALDRQLASAQPASTDIRIGLTFRDRQGAVCRSFDSAAIAGIACRQDDRWALRQAVAGSAQSTYRQAGASDLLAAVDAMRAGDVADAATERAWQAGGWVAPRPGRPGRR; the protein is encoded by the coding sequence ATGACCTTCGATCACGATATCATCATGGCCTATGTCGATGGCGAGCTCGATCTGGTCACCAGCCGCCGCATCGAGCGCGCAGCAGATCAGGACCAGGCGCTGGCGGCGATGATCGCGCAGCAGCGAGCGCTCAAGACCAGGCTGAAGGCGCATTTCGACCCGGCGCTCGATGAACCTCTTCCCGAGCGGCTGACCCGGCCGCTGGAGGTCGCCGCCATTCCAGTGTCCGATGCCCGGCGCCGGTTCGGCTGGCCGACCTTCGCCGCGATGGCCGCGAGCCTTGCGCTGGGGCTGGTGATCGGCCCGCGCCTTCTGGCCCCCGACACGGCACTCGAGACGGCACCCGGCGCTGGGCCGGTCGGGGTCCGGGGCGAGATGCTGGTTGCGCAAGGCGGACTAGCTGACGCGCTGGATCGCCAGCTCGCATCTGCCCAGCCTGCGTCAACCGATATCCGCATCGGCCTCACCTTCCGCGACAGGCAGGGCGCGGTCTGCCGCAGCTTCGACAGCGCCGCCATTGCCGGGATCGCCTGCCGCCAGGATGATCGCTGGGCGCTGCGCCAGGCGGTGGCCGGTTCCGCGCAATCCACCTATCGCCAGGCGGGTGCGAGCGATCTGCTCGCAGCGGTCGATGCGATGCGCGCGGGCGATGTCGCCGATGCGGCAACCGAGCGCGCCTGGCAGGCGGGTGGCTGGGTGGCGCCTCGTCCGGGCCGGCCGGGCCGCCGCTGA
- a CDS encoding RNA polymerase sigma factor: MAFEQDLVALLPRLRRFARGLAGHHADADDLCQAAVERALVARQQWQPGTRLDSWMYRITRNLWIDRHRANARRGPTANIDDDAVQIADDGHRRMEAQLELGDIDRAMARLPPEQREAVVLVLVEGYSYREAADIASVPVGTLTSRLGRGREALANMLGEAA; encoded by the coding sequence CTGCCGCGGTTGCGACGCTTTGCGCGGGGGCTTGCCGGTCATCACGCCGATGCCGACGACCTGTGCCAGGCGGCGGTCGAGCGTGCTTTGGTCGCACGTCAGCAATGGCAGCCGGGAACACGATTGGATAGCTGGATGTACCGCATCACCCGAAATCTCTGGATAGATCGCCATCGCGCGAACGCACGGCGAGGCCCTACCGCCAATATCGATGACGATGCTGTGCAGATCGCGGATGACGGCCATCGGCGGATGGAAGCGCAACTGGAACTGGGCGATATCGATCGCGCCATGGCCAGGCTGCCGCCCGAACAGCGCGAGGCGGTCGTCCTGGTGCTCGTCGAGGGCTACAGCTACCGCGAAGCCGCCGACATCGCCTCGGTTCCAGTCGGAACTCTGACCTCGCGCCTGGGGCGCGGGCGCGAGGCTCTGGCCAATATGCTCGGAGAAGCCGCATGA